In one Lachnospiraceae bacterium GAM79 genomic region, the following are encoded:
- a CDS encoding LCP family protein, protein MDNKTTQYDKRLSEYRDRLLQRNKEMTTDDDELIDSIINQNEPENSKADGKADGTSEEKMADSVSDASSAKETPVSESYKEYADKLESVLKEVGVATAEKSESKQPTERIKEDRVAEERKRLAYKKLGYEEQTQDDTMKSEADMDESEEDGHTVADVFANLRESVRDAVGEAEKKVRSRKPVISEVGNDGQKRSFRLNTLGKWAVTGIVLFVVFLILTIGYVSANKSYKYNQMDIRPIKNSDLVVNEGVKEQTKGYTTIALYGVDSRDSNLNTGTNSDAIILLSINKDTKEVKMVSVYRDTLLQIQSDSQTTHKVNYAYQLGGALMSINTLNANLDLAISDYITVDFNAMADIINTLGGVEVTVTEDEVNNLNKNLAEQIGISGKYSEGVHEAGTKVLNGQQAVAYSRIRSTGKGDITRTMRQRTVLLGLVNKMINADSKMISNLIDVSFSCISTSLTKDEVTSLAKDIADYKITGNIGFPFSYTPMSLDGKGSVIVAADLNANVTALHEYLYGTSGYTPSTTASSISTEVSSETGVAATEAIDIDKVSGETAVTTQESSEASSESATNGSETGSTTEVQTITTPPAGMIENE, encoded by the coding sequence ATGGATAATAAGACTACACAGTATGATAAACGTCTATCGGAATACAGAGACAGACTGTTACAACGGAATAAGGAAATGACAACGGACGATGATGAGCTGATCGATTCGATCATCAATCAGAATGAACCGGAAAATAGCAAAGCTGACGGTAAAGCAGATGGTACATCTGAGGAGAAAATGGCAGATTCTGTATCAGATGCTTCTTCGGCGAAAGAAACACCGGTATCGGAATCCTATAAGGAATATGCAGACAAATTAGAGTCGGTATTAAAAGAGGTTGGGGTTGCGACAGCGGAGAAGTCCGAATCGAAGCAGCCGACAGAGAGAATAAAAGAAGACCGTGTAGCCGAAGAACGGAAAAGGCTTGCTTATAAGAAACTCGGTTATGAAGAACAGACGCAGGATGATACCATGAAATCTGAGGCAGATATGGATGAATCGGAAGAAGATGGACATACAGTTGCTGATGTATTTGCAAATCTGAGAGAAAGTGTCCGGGATGCAGTAGGTGAGGCTGAGAAGAAGGTCAGAAGCCGGAAGCCTGTCATATCAGAAGTGGGTAATGATGGACAGAAACGATCATTTCGACTGAATACACTCGGTAAATGGGCGGTTACAGGCATTGTATTGTTCGTAGTATTCCTCATCCTTACGATCGGTTATGTATCCGCGAATAAATCTTATAAGTATAATCAGATGGATATTCGTCCGATCAAGAACAGTGATCTGGTTGTCAACGAAGGTGTAAAAGAACAGACAAAGGGTTATACCACGATTGCACTTTACGGAGTTGATTCCAGAGATTCAAATCTGAATACAGGAACAAACAGTGATGCGATCATTTTACTCAGTATCAATAAAGATACAAAAGAAGTTAAGATGGTTTCGGTATACAGAGATACATTGTTACAGATACAGAGCGACTCTCAGACAACTCATAAGGTCAATTACGCATATCAGCTCGGGGGTGCTTTAATGTCGATCAATACGTTAAATGCAAATCTGGATCTTGCTATATCGGATTATATTACCGTTGATTTTAATGCTATGGCAGATATAATCAATACGCTGGGAGGCGTAGAGGTAACGGTAACAGAAGATGAGGTAAATAATCTGAACAAGAATCTTGCGGAACAGATCGGTATTTCGGGAAAATATTCCGAGGGCGTTCATGAGGCGGGAACGAAGGTATTAAACGGACAGCAGGCAGTTGCATATTCCAGAATCCGAAGCACGGGTAAAGGAGATATTACCAGAACCATGAGACAGCGTACCGTATTACTTGGTCTGGTAAATAAAATGATAAATGCAGACAGTAAGATGATATCAAATCTGATCGATGTATCCTTTAGCTGCATATCAACCAGTCTTACAAAGGATGAAGTGACTTCGTTGGCGAAAGATATTGCTGACTATAAGATTACAGGAAATATTGGATTCCCGTTCTCTTATACACCGATGTCCTTAGATGGTAAAGGTAGTGTGATCGTAGCAGCGGATCTGAATGCAAATGTTACAGCTTTACATGAATATCTGTATGGAACATCGGGTTATACTCCGTCGACTACAGCATCATCTATAAGCACAGAAGTATCATCGGAAACGGGAGTGGCAGCAACAGAAGCAATTGATATAGATAAGGTATCAGGCGAAACTGCTGTTACAACACAGGAAAGCAGTGAAGCTTCGAGTGAATCGGCAACAAATGGATCTGAAACAGGTTCGACAACAGAAGTACAGACGATCACGACACCTCCGGCGGGAATGATAGAAAATGAATAA
- a CDS encoding glycoside hydrolase family 3 protein has protein sequence MNNIRIRLRLFVGKIPVLTVIICVIVLLFGKYRQMEYVRANETGVIEIENTEILPEQIFCRRNTNDSFPVRGVLLHEWIKDIRQNLAWAGMTERYIAHMGLHEKVCQMMFVNPENLVLSHDVTKLDKEFKSALKKYPVGGIMLKSKNIQTKKQLKKLLKEMQDNSDITLFLAVDEEGGTVSRVMQKLGNIDGGDIGSMYDYRNLGGDIAYENARQIGDNLSYYGFNLDFAPVADVWSNPGNTVIGKRAYSNIYSEAAELIPYAVRGFHAGGVLCTLKHFPGHGNTKEDSHYGNAYVYETKDDLENNEFQSFRAGIDAGADFVMVGHMIVTDISNIPSDLSKEIVTDILRTELGFSRVIITDSLQMESITDTYSAGDAAIYAVAAGNDMILEPENLEQAVEGIKQAVKDQIIAETQINESVRRILVMKHTAIEKE, from the coding sequence ATGAATAATATCAGAATCCGTCTGAGACTTTTCGTAGGGAAGATTCCGGTGCTGACAGTGATCATATGTGTGATAGTATTACTTTTCGGGAAATACAGACAGATGGAATATGTCCGGGCGAATGAAACCGGAGTAATAGAGATAGAAAATACAGAGATTTTACCGGAGCAAATATTTTGCAGGCGCAATACCAATGACAGCTTCCCTGTACGTGGGGTATTGCTTCATGAATGGATTAAAGATATAAGACAGAATCTTGCATGGGCAGGTATGACAGAACGATATATCGCTCATATGGGACTGCATGAAAAGGTATGTCAGATGATGTTTGTAAATCCTGAGAATCTGGTTTTAAGTCATGATGTGACCAAGCTGGATAAGGAATTTAAGTCGGCGCTTAAGAAGTATCCTGTCGGTGGGATTATGCTGAAATCAAAAAACATACAGACGAAAAAACAGCTGAAAAAGCTGTTGAAGGAAATGCAGGATAATTCTGATATTACACTCTTCCTTGCTGTAGATGAGGAAGGCGGAACGGTCAGCCGCGTAATGCAGAAGCTTGGCAATATAGATGGCGGTGATATCGGATCAATGTATGATTACAGAAATCTGGGTGGAGATATTGCGTATGAGAATGCAAGACAGATCGGAGATAATCTGTCGTATTATGGATTTAACCTTGATTTTGCTCCGGTAGCAGATGTATGGTCAAATCCGGGGAATACAGTCATAGGAAAGAGAGCTTACAGCAATATTTATAGTGAAGCGGCGGAATTAATTCCATATGCGGTGCGCGGTTTTCACGCAGGCGGAGTGCTCTGTACTTTGAAGCATTTTCCCGGGCATGGCAATACAAAAGAAGATTCCCATTATGGAAATGCATATGTATATGAGACGAAAGACGATCTTGAAAACAATGAATTTCAGTCGTTTCGGGCAGGAATTGATGCAGGAGCTGACTTTGTGATGGTAGGGCATATGATCGTAACCGATATATCGAATATCCCATCCGATCTTTCTAAAGAAATCGTGACAGATATTCTTCGGACAGAACTTGGTTTTTCCAGAGTAATCATTACGGATTCATTGCAGATGGAATCAATTACCGATACATATTCAGCCGGGGATGCTGCGATTTATGCGGTGGCTGCAGGAAATGATATGATATTGGAACCGGAAAATCTGGAACAGGCAGTTGAGGGGATAAAGCAGGCAGTAAAAGATCAGATTATTGCGGAGACTCAGATCAACGAAAGCGTAAGAAGAATTTTGGTGATGAAGCATACTGCTATTGAGAAAGAATAG
- the rfbB gene encoding dTDP-glucose 4,6-dehydratase produces the protein MSKTIIVTGGAGFIGSNFVFHMLDKYPEYRIVCLDKLTYAGNLSTLEPVMKNPNFRFVKADICDRDAVYRLFEEEKPDIIVNFAAESHVDRSIENPDIFLKTNIMGTAVLMDACRKYGIERYHQVSTDEVYGDLPLDRPDLFFTEETPIHTSSPYSSSKAAADLLVLAYHRTYGLPVSISRCSNNYGPYHFPEKLIPLMIVNALNDKPLPVYGEGLNVRDWLYVEDHCKAIDLIIHKGRVGEVYNVGGHNEKQNIEIVKIICKELGKPESLITHVGDRKGHDMRYAIDPTKIHNELGWLPETKFEDGIKKTIQWYLDNREWWETIISGEYQNYYEKMYGNR, from the coding sequence ATGAGTAAAACAATCATAGTAACAGGTGGAGCCGGCTTTATCGGTTCAAATTTTGTATTCCATATGCTTGATAAATATCCGGAATATCGTATCGTATGCTTGGACAAGCTGACATATGCAGGTAATCTGTCAACACTTGAGCCGGTAATGAAGAATCCGAATTTCAGATTCGTTAAAGCGGATATTTGCGACCGAGATGCCGTTTACCGGTTATTTGAGGAAGAAAAGCCGGATATCATTGTGAACTTTGCAGCAGAGAGTCATGTTGACAGAAGTATCGAGAATCCGGATATTTTCTTAAAGACAAATATTATGGGTACGGCAGTGCTTATGGATGCCTGCAGAAAATATGGAATTGAGAGATATCATCAGGTATCCACCGATGAAGTGTATGGAGATCTGCCGCTTGACAGACCTGATTTGTTCTTTACAGAAGAAACACCGATTCATACAAGCTCTCCTTACAGCAGCTCAAAGGCAGCAGCAGATCTTCTGGTATTGGCATACCACAGAACTTACGGATTGCCTGTCAGCATATCCAGATGTTCGAATAACTATGGACCGTATCATTTCCCGGAGAAACTGATACCATTAATGATCGTAAATGCATTGAATGACAAGCCTCTTCCCGTATATGGTGAGGGCTTGAATGTGCGTGACTGGTTATATGTAGAAGATCATTGTAAGGCTATCGACCTGATCATTCATAAAGGGCGTGTTGGCGAAGTATACAATGTCGGTGGTCACAATGAGAAACAGAATATTGAGATCGTTAAGATCATCTGTAAAGAACTTGGCAAGCCTGAGTCTCTGATCACACATGTTGGCGATCGTAAAGGACATGATATGCGCTATGCAATCGATCCGACAAAGATCCATAATGAACTTGGATGGCTTCCGGAGACAAAGTTTGAAGATGGAATAAAGAAGACGATCCAGTGGTATCTTGATAACAGAGAATGGTGGGAGACCATTATCTCGGGAGAATACCAGAATTACTATGAGAAGATGTATGGTAATCGTTAA
- the gltB gene encoding glutamate synthase large subunit, whose amino-acid sequence MEDNRNVVNPGLYSEEYEHDNCGIGAVVNIKGIKTHETVNNALKIVENLEHRAGKDAEGKTGDGVGILLQISHKFFKKAVAELGYDLGKERDYGIGMFFFPQDELPRKQAMKMFEVIVEKEGLEFLCWRMVPTTPGILGKKAVDVMPCIMQAFIKRPDSVKTGLDFDRKLYFVRRIFEESNDDTYVPSLSSKTIVYKGMFLVGELRKFYNDLQDPDYESAIGLVHSRFSTNTTPSWLRAHPYRYLCHNGEINTIRGNEDKMIAREETMESTIMQDEMYKVMPVLDPNGSDSARLDNCLEFLVLNGIPLPLAVMITIPEPWENDRFMSQEKKDFYQYYATMMEPWDGPASILFTDGDIMGAVLDRNGLRPSRYYITDDDYLILSSEVGVLEVDPSKIVKKDRLRPGRMLLVDTVNGRLISDDEIKEKYAKAKPYGEWLDSNLVHLNDLKIPNIRVEEYTDEERAKLQTAFGYTFEDFKNTIYPMAEKGAEAISAMGTDTPLAVLSNSHKPLFNYFKQLFAQVTNPPIDAIREEIVTSTSVYLGKDGNILEEKPENCHVLKIHNPILTNTDLLKIKNMKVEGLKVGVLPILYYKNTSLEKALDRLFVEADKLYRDGVNILILSDRGVDETHVAIPSLLAVSAMQKHLVRTKKRTSVAIILESADPRNVHHFATLLGYGACAVNPYLAIETIKQMVDSHLLNKDFNAAVDDYNAAIMHGIVKIASKMGVSTIQSYMGSQIFECIGLSKEVVDRYFTNTVSCVGGSGIKEIEETVDALHSSAFDPLGLDTNLALTSIGAHKFRSGKEEHLYNPQTIYLLQQATRRGDYNLFKQYTACLEDETKPFHLRGLMEFKYAENPIPMEEVEPVESIVKRFKTGAMSYGSISQEAHECMAIAMNTIGGKSNSGEGGESIERLTIGKDGKNRCSAIKQVASGRFGVTSRYLVSAKEIQIKMAQGAKPGEGGHLPGGKVYPWIAKTRLSTPGVSLISPPPHHDIYSIEDLAQLIYDCKNANRDARISVKLVSEAGVGTVAAGVAKAGAQVILISGYDGGTGAAPNNSIHYAGLPWELGLAETHQTLIKNDLRNKVILETDGKLMTGRDVAIAAMLGAEEFGFATAPLVTMGCVMMRVCNLDTCPVGIATQNPELRKRFKGKPEYVINFMKFIAEELREYMSKLGVRTVDELVGRSDLLYAGKGAEDRNVDLSLIINNPYIDAPQNKIKYNEKHPYDFQLEKTIDMRVLLKKLGPALEKGQKKSIEIDVTNTDRSVGTIFGSEITKRYGETLEDDSYLVKCNGAGGQSFGAFVPKGLTLELVGDSNDYFGKGLSGGKLIVYPPRSARFVHEDNIIIGNVALYGATSGKAYINGVAGERFAVRNSGATAVVEGVGDHGCEYMTGGKVVVLGRTGKNFAAGMSGGIAYVLDIENDLYKRLNKGMIHVEAVTDKYEIGELKQMIMDHVNYTNSEVGKRILDKFDEYLPKFKKIIPKDYEKMMNTIVALEEKGLNSEQATIEAFYRIKNGGK is encoded by the coding sequence ATGGAAGATAACAGAAACGTAGTAAATCCAGGGTTATACAGTGAAGAATACGAACATGATAACTGTGGTATCGGTGCCGTTGTTAATATCAAAGGCATTAAGACACATGAAACCGTAAATAATGCGTTAAAGATTGTTGAAAATCTGGAACACAGAGCAGGAAAAGACGCAGAAGGAAAAACCGGTGATGGTGTAGGTATCCTTCTTCAGATTTCACATAAATTTTTTAAGAAAGCAGTTGCGGAGCTCGGATATGATCTGGGTAAAGAACGTGATTATGGTATTGGTATGTTTTTCTTTCCGCAGGATGAACTGCCAAGAAAACAGGCAATGAAGATGTTTGAGGTTATTGTCGAGAAAGAGGGACTTGAGTTCCTGTGTTGGAGAATGGTTCCGACTACTCCGGGAATTCTTGGAAAGAAGGCTGTTGATGTTATGCCGTGCATTATGCAGGCATTTATCAAGAGACCTGACAGCGTGAAAACGGGACTTGATTTTGACCGAAAGCTTTACTTTGTCAGAAGAATATTTGAAGAAAGTAATGATGATACCTATGTACCATCACTTTCCAGTAAAACGATCGTATATAAAGGTATGTTCTTAGTTGGAGAACTTCGTAAGTTCTATAACGACCTTCAGGATCCGGATTATGAATCAGCGATCGGACTTGTACATTCGAGATTCTCCACGAATACAACTCCTAGCTGGCTTCGGGCACATCCGTATCGTTATCTCTGCCATAATGGTGAGATCAATACGATTCGTGGAAATGAAGATAAGATGATCGCCAGAGAAGAGACAATGGAATCTACGATCATGCAGGACGAGATGTACAAGGTTATGCCTGTACTTGATCCAAATGGTTCCGATTCCGCAAGACTGGATAACTGTCTTGAATTCCTTGTATTAAATGGTATTCCGCTTCCGCTGGCAGTTATGATCACGATCCCTGAACCATGGGAAAATGATCGATTTATGAGCCAGGAGAAGAAAGATTTCTATCAGTATTATGCAACAATGATGGAGCCATGGGACGGACCTGCATCGATCCTGTTCACAGATGGAGATATCATGGGTGCAGTGCTTGACCGTAACGGACTCAGACCTTCCAGATATTATATAACAGATGATGATTATTTGATCCTTTCATCTGAAGTTGGTGTGTTAGAGGTCGATCCATCTAAGATCGTGAAAAAAGACCGTTTGAGACCGGGACGTATGTTGTTAGTCGATACAGTGAACGGAAGATTGATATCAGATGATGAGATCAAGGAGAAATATGCAAAAGCAAAACCATATGGTGAATGGCTTGACAGTAATCTGGTTCATTTAAATGATCTTAAGATACCGAATATTCGTGTAGAAGAATATACAGATGAAGAGCGTGCAAAACTCCAGACCGCATTTGGTTATACATTTGAAGATTTTAAAAATACAATCTATCCAATGGCTGAAAAAGGAGCAGAGGCAATCAGTGCGATGGGAACTGATACTCCGCTTGCAGTATTATCAAACAGCCACAAGCCATTGTTTAATTACTTTAAACAGTTATTTGCACAGGTAACAAATCCTCCAATTGATGCGATTCGTGAGGAGATCGTAACATCGACTTCCGTATATCTCGGAAAGGATGGAAATATTCTGGAAGAGAAGCCGGAGAACTGTCATGTATTAAAGATCCATAATCCGATCCTTACAAATACAGATCTTTTAAAGATCAAGAATATGAAGGTAGAGGGACTTAAGGTTGGCGTTCTTCCGATTCTTTATTATAAGAATACATCACTCGAAAAAGCTTTGGATCGATTGTTTGTAGAAGCAGACAAGTTGTATCGTGACGGTGTGAATATTCTGATCTTATCAGACCGTGGCGTAGATGAAACTCATGTTGCGATTCCTTCATTATTAGCTGTTTCGGCTATGCAGAAGCATCTGGTAAGAACAAAAAAGCGTACATCGGTTGCAATCATCCTTGAGAGTGCCGATCCTAGAAATGTTCATCATTTTGCAACGCTGCTTGGTTATGGTGCGTGTGCGGTTAACCCATATCTGGCGATCGAGACGATCAAGCAGATGGTTGACAGTCACCTGTTAAACAAAGATTTCAATGCGGCTGTTGATGATTACAATGCGGCGATCATGCATGGTATTGTAAAGATCGCATCCAAGATGGGTGTATCAACGATCCAGTCATACATGGGATCACAGATTTTTGAATGTATCGGACTTTCAAAAGAAGTAGTCGACAGATACTTTACTAATACAGTAAGCTGTGTAGGCGGTTCCGGTATCAAAGAGATCGAGGAGACGGTAGATGCTCTTCATTCATCAGCATTTGATCCGCTCGGTTTGGATACTAACCTCGCACTGACAAGTATCGGTGCACACAAGTTCAGAAGCGGCAAGGAAGAACATCTGTATAACCCACAGACAATCTACCTGTTACAGCAGGCAACCAGACGTGGTGATTATAACCTGTTCAAGCAGTACACCGCATGTCTGGAAGATGAGACAAAACCATTCCATCTGAGAGGCCTGATGGAATTCAAATATGCGGAGAATCCGATTCCAATGGAAGAAGTAGAGCCGGTTGAATCAATCGTAAAACGATTCAAGACAGGAGCTATGAGTTATGGTTCTATCTCACAGGAAGCACATGAGTGCATGGCGATCGCAATGAATACGATCGGAGGCAAATCCAATTCCGGTGAGGGTGGAGAGTCCATTGAACGATTAACGATAGGAAAAGATGGCAAGAATCGTTGTTCAGCTATCAAACAGGTAGCTTCGGGACGATTCGGTGTTACATCCAGATATTTGGTCAGCGCAAAAGAGATCCAGATTAAGATGGCGCAGGGAGCAAAACCCGGTGAAGGTGGACATCTTCCGGGAGGCAAGGTATATCCTTGGATCGCAAAGACCAGATTGTCAACTCCGGGTGTCAGCCTGATCTCACCACCACCTCATCATGATATCTATTCGATCGAGGATCTGGCACAGTTGATCTATGATTGTAAGAATGCAAACCGAGATGCAAGAATTTCTGTAAAGCTGGTATCAGAAGCCGGTGTTGGTACAGTTGCAGCCGGTGTAGCAAAGGCAGGAGCACAGGTTATCCTGATCTCCGGTTATGATGGAGGTACCGGTGCGGCACCAAATAACTCTATTCATTATGCAGGACTTCCTTGGGAGCTTGGTTTGGCAGAGACACACCAGACATTGATCAAGAATGATCTTCGTAATAAAGTTATTCTGGAGACAGATGGTAAGCTGATGACCGGACGTGATGTTGCTATCGCGGCGATGCTTGGTGCAGAAGAATTCGGATTTGCGACAGCTCCACTGGTAACAATGGGCTGTGTAATGATGAGAGTGTGTAATCTGGATACCTGTCCGGTTGGTATTGCTACACAGAATCCGGAGCTTCGTAAGAGATTTAAGGGCAAACCGGAATATGTTATTAACTTTATGAAATTTATCGCAGAGGAGCTTCGTGAATATATGTCGAAGCTTGGTGTCAGAACTGTGGATGAGCTGGTAGGACGTTCCGATCTGTTATATGCAGGTAAGGGCGCAGAGGACAGAAATGTTGATCTGTCACTTATCATCAATAATCCATATATTGATGCACCTCAGAATAAGATAAAATATAACGAGAAGCATCCATATGACTTCCAGCTGGAGAAGACGATCGATATGCGTGTTCTGTTAAAGAAGCTTGGACCTGCCCTTGAAAAAGGACAGAAGAAGAGCATCGAGATCGATGTTACAAACACGGATCGTTCCGTTGGTACGATATTTGGATCAGAGATTACAAAACGTTATGGAGAGACTTTGGAGGATGATTCCTACCTTGTAAAATGCAATGGCGCGGGTGGACAGAGCTTTGGTGCATTTGTACCGAAGGGACTGACGCTGGAGCTTGTTGGTGACAGCAATGATTATTTCGGAAAAGGACTTTCCGGTGGTAAGCTGATCGTATATCCACCACGATCTGCCAGATTTGTCCATGAAGATAATATCATCATCGGTAACGTAGCACTTTATGGAGCAACCAGCGGTAAAGCATATATCAATGGTGTAGCCGGTGAAAGATTTGCTGTTCGTAACTCCGGTGCAACTGCAGTTGTAGAGGGCGTCGGTGACCATGGATGCGAGTATATGACAGGCGGTAAGGTAGTAGTTCTTGGACGCACCGGAAAGAATTTTGCCGCAGGTATGAGCGGTGGTATCGCATATGTATTGGATATAGAGAATGATCTGTATAAGCGTCTGAATAAGGGAATGATTCATGTCGAGGCCGTAACCGATAAATACGAGATCGGTGAATTAAAGCAGATGATCATGGATCATGTAAATTATACAAATTCAGAGGTAGGAAAACGGATTTTGGATAAGTTCGATGAATATCTTCCAAAATTCAAGAAGATCATTCCAAAGGATTACGAAAAGATGATGAACACGATTGTCGCACTGGAAGAAAAAGGTCTGAACAGTGAGCAGGCAACGATAGAAGCATTTTACAGGATTAAAAATGGAGGTAAATAG
- the rfbC gene encoding dTDP-4-dehydrorhamnose 3,5-epimerase — MGQIKVTKAPIEGLYIIEPAVHGDSRGYFMETYNQKDMEENGLNMVFVQDNQSMSTKGVLRGLHFQKEFPQGKLVRVIKGAVYDVAVDLRSGSETYGKWYGVELTEENKKQFYISEGFAHGFLVLSDTAEFCYKVTDFYHPGDEGGLAWNDPEIGIEWPKVFGEYQGNASAEGYHLEDGTALNLSDKDQKWLGLKETFKF, encoded by the coding sequence ATGGGACAGATTAAAGTTACAAAAGCACCGATAGAAGGATTGTACATTATTGAACCTGCAGTACATGGAGACAGCAGAGGATATTTTATGGAAACCTATAACCAGAAGGATATGGAGGAAAATGGTCTGAATATGGTATTTGTTCAGGATAATCAAAGTATGTCGACAAAAGGCGTGCTTCGCGGACTCCATTTTCAGAAGGAATTTCCGCAGGGAAAACTAGTACGTGTGATTAAAGGTGCAGTTTATGATGTTGCTGTTGATCTGAGATCAGGAAGCGAAACATATGGAAAATGGTATGGTGTGGAGTTGACAGAAGAGAACAAGAAGCAGTTCTATATCTCGGAAGGCTTCGCTCATGGATTTTTAGTTTTATCGGATACGGCGGAATTTTGTTATAAGGTAACAGATTTCTATCATCCCGGTGATGAGGGCGGTCTGGCATGGAATGATCCTGAAATTGGTATTGAGTGGCCGAAGGTCTTTGGTGAATATCAGGGAAACGCAAGTGCGGAAGGGTATCATCTGGAAGATGGAACCGCGCTCAACCTGAGTGATAAGGACCAGAAATGGCTGGGATTAAAGGAAACATTTAAGTTCTAA
- the rfbA gene encoding glucose-1-phosphate thymidylyltransferase RfbA — protein sequence MKGIILAGGSGTRLYPLTKVTSKQLLPIYDKPMIYYPMSVLMNAGIRDILIISTPQDTPRFEDLLGDGSQFGVNLTYAVQPTPDGLAQAFVIGADFIGDDTVAMVLGDNIFAGHGLKKRLRAAVQNAENGKGATVFGYYVDDPERFGIVEFDKDGRAISIEEKPEKPKSNYCVTGLYFYDNKVVEYAKNLKPSARGELEITDLNRIYLEHQQLNVELLGQGFTWLDTGTHESLVDATNFVKTIEQHQHRKIACLEEIAYLNGWISREEVLEVYEVLKKNQYGQYLKDVLDGKYLDVLA from the coding sequence ATGAAAGGCATTATTTTAGCCGGAGGATCTGGAACAAGGTTATATCCGTTGACAAAAGTAACATCGAAGCAGCTGCTTCCGATTTATGATAAACCGATGATCTATTATCCGATGTCAGTTCTGATGAATGCAGGGATCCGTGATATATTGATCATTTCAACACCGCAGGATACTCCAAGATTTGAGGATCTGTTGGGAGATGGAAGTCAGTTTGGTGTAAATCTTACTTATGCTGTACAGCCTACACCGGATGGACTTGCACAGGCTTTTGTTATTGGTGCGGATTTTATTGGTGATGATACTGTGGCAATGGTTCTCGGTGATAATATTTTTGCAGGCCACGGACTTAAAAAGAGATTACGTGCAGCTGTTCAGAATGCGGAAAACGGTAAGGGTGCAACTGTATTTGGTTATTACGTAGATGATCCGGAGCGGTTTGGAATTGTTGAATTCGACAAAGACGGACGTGCGATCTCGATTGAGGAAAAACCGGAAAAGCCAAAGAGCAATTACTGTGTAACAGGTCTCTATTTTTACGATAATAAAGTTGTTGAATATGCAAAGAATCTGAAACCATCCGCCAGAGGCGAGCTTGAGATCACCGATCTGAACCGTATTTATCTTGAACATCAGCAGTTAAATGTAGAGCTTCTCGGACAGGGATTCACATGGCTGGATACAGGGACACATGAGAGTCTGGTTGATGCCACGAACTTTGTAAAGACGATAGAGCAGCATCAGCATAGAAAGATTGCATGTCTTGAGGAGATTGCATACCTGAATGGATGGATTTCCAGAGAAGAAGTTCTTGAAGTATATGAAGTTTTGAAGAAGAATCAGTATGGACAGTATCTGAAGGATGTATTAGATGGTAAGTATCTGGATGTGCTTGCATAG